The Acanthochromis polyacanthus isolate Apoly-LR-REF ecotype Palm Island chromosome 5, KAUST_Apoly_ChrSc, whole genome shotgun sequence genome includes a window with the following:
- the LOC110971817 gene encoding zinc finger protein 862-like isoform X1, translated as MNEKYQSVKVTMCSVEYLRELISDRLAAAAGEIFSEFEKTIVQYQEEIDRQRRLLDVIWKPYIPLQLIELPQSYVCENEKTVVDHQPHDQERNSMVDHEDPEPLRIKDQQEELCTSQDQSNPEISQIKVEQEELCTSLDQSNPGLPKIKVEQDELCSSQEEELIGLKQETDTFVVTPADEESDHGEPKPNSDQLLFHISCVAESPDQEGSKDVDSGSTRCIELKPRHQSNSSHSYDVDNAPTSARQCDNDKATKSATCEVCGKAFRHKSNLIKHHRTHTGEKPYSCGTCEKSFSQRTSLTAHMRCHTVTDRMADKWSFLKQAPGKKPAQSAKYEAYGGRKPKSSWKQGRPWLQFDGNIMKCAWCTELSDHESAGTYTWTSAKVETVKKHETSKVHTHNTRIMASRQAPLGTTEAEKAVEALNKAEMTRLDKLFRNAHALALAGRPFSDFVWMARLDKTKGLDGSTYITGRSARDFMRAIAEVEDEKIRSELCKAKFVSILCDGSTDSSGAENEIIYVRICCDGLVKTYFINCALVPRGDAKNILAALKRSIEMIGIPWGSFIEKLVGMGSDGASVMLGRKGGVAALLRQEQSALVAVHCFAHKLELSLKDALKAVPLNNKISVGLLQGLFYMYHNNPLNRANLKASYVSLGMKPLMPTRVGGTRWVGHHLRALQNLMTGYEAIKQHLEQVGSPTETVTASTSGKAKGLLQLLSSQRVMKYAFFLADVLTVLTRMSKRFQERTCSASDIHSILEESCTLLEQNKTVDGPYLTNALAMFKSDESDMTVQGEAAEDISVPRTTFLQRLIDSLRGRFESDNRDVIGATKIANFMSWPLPEDRQDIRVFGDDCLRSILDHYSEIVKDAGIDTATAHVEWSALKSELYSSRPSEIRSLTWDRVHRLHSSSFGTILAVMDLVLTIPGSSAECERGFRQVKTIKTDVRSTLGEASLSDQLKIKLMAPSIEDFDPVPAIHLWNRQKARRPHSDSGAMAAAKRKCVREFTDIAASAVPSTSATATSTGPATDEALLFEEESSDSVSESDSDLEEIVT; from the exons atgaatgagaaatatcagagcgttaaagtaacgatgtgttcagttgagtatctgagagagttgatcagcgacagactagctgctgctgctggagaaatattctcagagtttgaaaaaaccatcgtccagtaccaggaggagatcgatcgtcagcgcagactgctggatgtcatctggaaaccaTACATCCCCTTACAGCtcatag agctcccacagtcttatgtctgtgagaatgagaagactgtcgttgaccatcagccccatgaccaggagagaaactccatggtggaccatgaggacccagagcctctACGGATTAAAGAccagcaggaggaactctgtACCAGtcaggaccaatcaaacccagagatttctcaaattaaagtggaacaggaagaattgtgcaccagtctggaccaatcaaacccgGGGTTACCaaaaattaaagtggaacaggatgaactctgctccagtcaggaggaagagttaattggattgaaacaggagactgatacctttgtggtgactcctgctgatgaggaaagtgaccacggtgaaccaaaaccaaacagtgatcagctcctgtttcacatctcttgtgtagctgagagcccagatcaggaaggaagcAAGGATGTAGACTCAGGATCAACTCGATGTATCGAGCTgaaaccaagacatcagagtaacagcagtcacagttatgatgtagacaatgctccaACGTCAGCgagacagtgtgataatgacaaggcaaCAAAATCTGCAACATGCGAggtctgtggaaaagcttttaggcataaatcaaatttaatcaaacatcacagaacccacacaggtgagaagccgtattcttgtggaacctgtgaaaaaagcttcagtcaacggacctctttgactgcccacatgagatgtcacacag TCACCGACAGGATGGCTGACAAGTGGAGCTTtctgaaacaggcccctggtaAAAAGCCTGCCCAATCTGCAAA GTATGAAGCTTATGGAGGACGGAAGCCCAAAAGCAGCTGGAAGCAAGGCCGTCCCTGGCTTCAGTTTGATGGAAATATAATGAAGTGTGCCTGGTGCACAGAACTTTCTGACCATGAATCTGCCGGAACATACACATGGACATCTGCAAAAgtagaaactgtgaaaaagCATGAAACAAGCAAGGTCCATACACATAACACACGGATCATGGCAAGCAGACAGGCACCTCTCGGCACAACAGAGGCAGAGAAAGCAGTGGAAGCTTTAAACAAGGCAGAGATGACAAGACTGgacaaacttttcaggaatgcCCATGCTCTTGCCTTGGCTGGGCGACCGTTCTCTGACTTTGTTTGGATGGCACGTCTAGACAAGACCAAAGGACTGGATGGGAGCACATACATCACAGGCAGAAGTGCCCGTGACTTTATGAGGGCAATTGCGGAGGTGGAGGATGAGAAAATTAGGTCTGAACTTTGTAAGGCTAAATTTGTTAGCATCCTCTGTGATGGGAGCACAGATTCAAGTGGTGCAGAAAATGAGATAATTTATGTCCGAATTTGCTGTGACGGCTTAGTAAAG ACATATTTCATCAACTGTGCCCTAGTTCCAAGAGGTGATGCCAAGAACATATTAGCTGCCCTGAAGCGCTCCATTGAGATGATTGGCATTCCCTGGGGATCTTTCATCGAGAAGCTAGTTGGTATGGGCAGCGACGGTGCATCAGTTATGCTGGGACGTAAAGGCGGTGTAGCTGCCCTCCTCCGTCAGGAGCAGAGTGCTCTTGTGGCAGTGCATTGTTTTGCTCACAAGCTAGAACTGTCCCTGAAAGATGCCCTGAAGGCTGTTCCCCTGAACAACAAAATCTCTGTTGGTTTGTTACAGGGGTTATTCTACATGTACCACAACAATCCTCTGAACAG gGCCAACCTGAAAGCATCTTATGTGTCTCTTGGCATGAAGCCTCTCATGCCAACAAGAGTTGGTGGAACAAGATGGGTGGGCCACCATCTGCGTGCACTGCAGAACCTCATGACGGGGTATGAGGCTATCAAGCAACATTTAGAGCAG GTTGGGAGTCCCACTGAAACAGTAACCGCTTCCACCAGTGGAAAAGCAAAAGGTCTCCTTCAGTTACTTTCTTCGCAGCGTGTGATGAAGTATGCGTTCTTTCTGGCTGATGTTCTCACAGTGCTGACCAGAATGTCGAAGAGGTTCCAGGAGAGGACCTGTTCAGCTTCCGATATTCACTCCATCCTGGAAGAGTCATGCACTTTGCTTGAGCAAAACAAGACTGT TGATGGTCCATACCTCACTAATGCCCTAGCCATGTTCAAGTCAGATGAGTCTGACATGACTGTACAAGGTGAAGCTGCTGAAGACATATCTGTACCAAGAACGACCTTCCTGCAACGCCTTATCGACAGTTTGCGAGGTCGGTTTGAGTCCGACAACAGGGATGTAATTGGGGCCACAAAAATTGCAAATTTCATGTCCTGGCCTCTACCTGAAGACCGTCAAGACATCAGAG TGTTTGGTGATGACTGCCTCCGGTCTATCCTGGACCATTACAGTGAGATTGTTAAGGACGCAGGCATTGATACAGCAACAGCTCATGTCGAATGGTCTGCTCTCAAGTCTGAACTTTACTCGAG TAGGCCCAGTGAGATCAGGTCTCTCACTTGGGACAGAGTTCACAGACTTCATTCTTCTTCATTCGGGACCATTCTTGCTGTGATGGACCTGGTTCTTACCATACCAGGTTCATCAGCAGAATGTGAGCGAGGCTTTCGACAAGTCAAGACCATCAAGACAGATGTCCGGTCAACACTAGGAGAGGCCTCTCTATCTGATCAACTCAAGATCAAGTTGATGGCCCCTTCCATTGAAGA ttttgatcCAGTCCCAGCAATCCACCTGTGGAACAGGCAGAAGGCAAGGAGACCACACAGTGACAGCGGTGCCATGGCAGCCGCCAAAAGGAAGTGTGTCCGGGAGTTTACTGATATTGCTGCTAGTGCGGTGCCAAGCACAAGTGCTACTGCAACTTCAACTGGCCCGGCAACTGATGAAGCCCTGCTGTTTGAGGAAGAATCTTCTGACAGTGTCTCAGAGTCTGACTCTGATTTAGAGGAAATTGTTACGTAG
- the LOC110971817 gene encoding zinc finger protein 862-like isoform X2, producing MNEKYQSVKVTMCSVEYLRELISDRLAAAAGEIFSEFEKTIVQYQEEIDRQRRLLDVIWKPYIPLQLIELPQSYVCENEKTVVDHQPHDQERNSMVDHEDPEPLRIKDQQEELCTSQDQSNPEISQIKVEQEELCTSLDQSNPGLPKIKVEQDELCSSQEEELIGLKQETDTFVVTPADEESDHGEPKPNSDQLLFHISCVAESPDQEGSKDVDSGSTRCIELKPRHQSNSSHSYDVDNAPTSARQCDNDKATKSATCEVCGKAFRHKSNLIKHHRTHTGEKPYSCGTCEKSFSQRTSLTAHMRCHTVTDRMADKWSFLKQAPGKKPAQSAKYEAYGGRKPKSSWKQGRPWLQFDGNIMKCAWCTELSDHESAGTYTWTSAKVETVKKHETSKVHTHNTRIMASRQAPLGTTEAEKAVEALNKAEMTRLDKLFRNAHALALAGRPFSDFVWMARLDKTKGLDGSTYITGRSARDFMRAIAEVEDEKIRSELCKAKFVSILCDGSTDSSGAENEIIYVRICCDGLVKTYFINCALVPRGDAKNILAALKRSIEMIGIPWGSFIEKLVGMGSDGASVMLGRKGGVAALLRQEQSALVAVHCFAHKLELSLKDALKAVPLNNKISVGLLQGLFYMYHNNPLNRANLKASYVSLGMKPLMPTRVGGTRWVGHHLRALQNLMTGYEAIKQHLEQVGSPTETVTASTSGKAKGLLQLLSSQRVMKYAFFLADVLTVLTRMSKRFQERTCSASDIHSILEESCTLLEQNKTVDGPYLTNALAMFKSDESDMTVQGEAAEDISVPRTTFLQRLIDSLRGRFESDNRDVIGATKIANFMSWPLPEDRQDIRVFGDDCLRSILDHYSEIVKDAGIDTATAHVEWSALKSELYSSRPSEIRSLTWDRVHRLHSSSFGTILAVMDLVLTIPGSSAECERGFRQVKTIKTDVRSTLGEASLSDQLKIKLMAPSIEDPSNPPVEQAEGKETTQ from the exons atgaatgagaaatatcagagcgttaaagtaacgatgtgttcagttgagtatctgagagagttgatcagcgacagactagctgctgctgctggagaaatattctcagagtttgaaaaaaccatcgtccagtaccaggaggagatcgatcgtcagcgcagactgctggatgtcatctggaaaccaTACATCCCCTTACAGCtcatag agctcccacagtcttatgtctgtgagaatgagaagactgtcgttgaccatcagccccatgaccaggagagaaactccatggtggaccatgaggacccagagcctctACGGATTAAAGAccagcaggaggaactctgtACCAGtcaggaccaatcaaacccagagatttctcaaattaaagtggaacaggaagaattgtgcaccagtctggaccaatcaaacccgGGGTTACCaaaaattaaagtggaacaggatgaactctgctccagtcaggaggaagagttaattggattgaaacaggagactgatacctttgtggtgactcctgctgatgaggaaagtgaccacggtgaaccaaaaccaaacagtgatcagctcctgtttcacatctcttgtgtagctgagagcccagatcaggaaggaagcAAGGATGTAGACTCAGGATCAACTCGATGTATCGAGCTgaaaccaagacatcagagtaacagcagtcacagttatgatgtagacaatgctccaACGTCAGCgagacagtgtgataatgacaaggcaaCAAAATCTGCAACATGCGAggtctgtggaaaagcttttaggcataaatcaaatttaatcaaacatcacagaacccacacaggtgagaagccgtattcttgtggaacctgtgaaaaaagcttcagtcaacggacctctttgactgcccacatgagatgtcacacag TCACCGACAGGATGGCTGACAAGTGGAGCTTtctgaaacaggcccctggtaAAAAGCCTGCCCAATCTGCAAA GTATGAAGCTTATGGAGGACGGAAGCCCAAAAGCAGCTGGAAGCAAGGCCGTCCCTGGCTTCAGTTTGATGGAAATATAATGAAGTGTGCCTGGTGCACAGAACTTTCTGACCATGAATCTGCCGGAACATACACATGGACATCTGCAAAAgtagaaactgtgaaaaagCATGAAACAAGCAAGGTCCATACACATAACACACGGATCATGGCAAGCAGACAGGCACCTCTCGGCACAACAGAGGCAGAGAAAGCAGTGGAAGCTTTAAACAAGGCAGAGATGACAAGACTGgacaaacttttcaggaatgcCCATGCTCTTGCCTTGGCTGGGCGACCGTTCTCTGACTTTGTTTGGATGGCACGTCTAGACAAGACCAAAGGACTGGATGGGAGCACATACATCACAGGCAGAAGTGCCCGTGACTTTATGAGGGCAATTGCGGAGGTGGAGGATGAGAAAATTAGGTCTGAACTTTGTAAGGCTAAATTTGTTAGCATCCTCTGTGATGGGAGCACAGATTCAAGTGGTGCAGAAAATGAGATAATTTATGTCCGAATTTGCTGTGACGGCTTAGTAAAG ACATATTTCATCAACTGTGCCCTAGTTCCAAGAGGTGATGCCAAGAACATATTAGCTGCCCTGAAGCGCTCCATTGAGATGATTGGCATTCCCTGGGGATCTTTCATCGAGAAGCTAGTTGGTATGGGCAGCGACGGTGCATCAGTTATGCTGGGACGTAAAGGCGGTGTAGCTGCCCTCCTCCGTCAGGAGCAGAGTGCTCTTGTGGCAGTGCATTGTTTTGCTCACAAGCTAGAACTGTCCCTGAAAGATGCCCTGAAGGCTGTTCCCCTGAACAACAAAATCTCTGTTGGTTTGTTACAGGGGTTATTCTACATGTACCACAACAATCCTCTGAACAG gGCCAACCTGAAAGCATCTTATGTGTCTCTTGGCATGAAGCCTCTCATGCCAACAAGAGTTGGTGGAACAAGATGGGTGGGCCACCATCTGCGTGCACTGCAGAACCTCATGACGGGGTATGAGGCTATCAAGCAACATTTAGAGCAG GTTGGGAGTCCCACTGAAACAGTAACCGCTTCCACCAGTGGAAAAGCAAAAGGTCTCCTTCAGTTACTTTCTTCGCAGCGTGTGATGAAGTATGCGTTCTTTCTGGCTGATGTTCTCACAGTGCTGACCAGAATGTCGAAGAGGTTCCAGGAGAGGACCTGTTCAGCTTCCGATATTCACTCCATCCTGGAAGAGTCATGCACTTTGCTTGAGCAAAACAAGACTGT TGATGGTCCATACCTCACTAATGCCCTAGCCATGTTCAAGTCAGATGAGTCTGACATGACTGTACAAGGTGAAGCTGCTGAAGACATATCTGTACCAAGAACGACCTTCCTGCAACGCCTTATCGACAGTTTGCGAGGTCGGTTTGAGTCCGACAACAGGGATGTAATTGGGGCCACAAAAATTGCAAATTTCATGTCCTGGCCTCTACCTGAAGACCGTCAAGACATCAGAG TGTTTGGTGATGACTGCCTCCGGTCTATCCTGGACCATTACAGTGAGATTGTTAAGGACGCAGGCATTGATACAGCAACAGCTCATGTCGAATGGTCTGCTCTCAAGTCTGAACTTTACTCGAG TAGGCCCAGTGAGATCAGGTCTCTCACTTGGGACAGAGTTCACAGACTTCATTCTTCTTCATTCGGGACCATTCTTGCTGTGATGGACCTGGTTCTTACCATACCAGGTTCATCAGCAGAATGTGAGCGAGGCTTTCGACAAGTCAAGACCATCAAGACAGATGTCCGGTCAACACTAGGAGAGGCCTCTCTATCTGATCAACTCAAGATCAAGTTGATGGCCCCTTCCATTGAAGA TCCCAGCAATCCACCTGTGGAACAGGCAGAAGGCAAGGAGACCACACAGTGA
- the LOC110971817 gene encoding zinc finger protein 862-like isoform X7, which yields MIGIPWGSFIEKLVGMGSDGASVMLGRKGGVAALLRQEQSALVAVHCFAHKLELSLKDALKAVPLNNKISVGLLQGLFYMYHNNPLNRANLKASYVSLGMKPLMPTRVGGTRWVGHHLRALQNLMTGYEAIKQHLEQVGSPTETVTASTSGKAKGLLQLLSSQRVMKYAFFLADVLTVLTRMSKRFQERTCSASDIHSILEESCTLLEQNKTVDGPYLTNALAMFKSDESDMTVQGEAAEDISVPRTTFLQRLIDSLRGRFESDNRDVIGATKIANFMSWPLPEDRQDIRVFGDDCLRSILDHYSEIVKDAGIDTATAHVEWSALKSELYSSRPSEIRSLTWDRVHRLHSSSFGTILAVMDLVLTIPGSSAECERGFRQVKTIKTDVRSTLGEASLSDQLKIKLMAPSIEDFDPVPAIHLWNRQKARRPHSDSGAMAAAKRKCVREFTDIAASAVPSTSATATSTGPATDEALLFEEESSDSVSESDSDLEEIVT from the exons ATGATTGGCATTCCCTGGGGATCTTTCATCGAGAAGCTAGTTGGTATGGGCAGCGACGGTGCATCAGTTATGCTGGGACGTAAAGGCGGTGTAGCTGCCCTCCTCCGTCAGGAGCAGAGTGCTCTTGTGGCAGTGCATTGTTTTGCTCACAAGCTAGAACTGTCCCTGAAAGATGCCCTGAAGGCTGTTCCCCTGAACAACAAAATCTCTGTTGGTTTGTTACAGGGGTTATTCTACATGTACCACAACAATCCTCTGAACAG gGCCAACCTGAAAGCATCTTATGTGTCTCTTGGCATGAAGCCTCTCATGCCAACAAGAGTTGGTGGAACAAGATGGGTGGGCCACCATCTGCGTGCACTGCAGAACCTCATGACGGGGTATGAGGCTATCAAGCAACATTTAGAGCAG GTTGGGAGTCCCACTGAAACAGTAACCGCTTCCACCAGTGGAAAAGCAAAAGGTCTCCTTCAGTTACTTTCTTCGCAGCGTGTGATGAAGTATGCGTTCTTTCTGGCTGATGTTCTCACAGTGCTGACCAGAATGTCGAAGAGGTTCCAGGAGAGGACCTGTTCAGCTTCCGATATTCACTCCATCCTGGAAGAGTCATGCACTTTGCTTGAGCAAAACAAGACTGT TGATGGTCCATACCTCACTAATGCCCTAGCCATGTTCAAGTCAGATGAGTCTGACATGACTGTACAAGGTGAAGCTGCTGAAGACATATCTGTACCAAGAACGACCTTCCTGCAACGCCTTATCGACAGTTTGCGAGGTCGGTTTGAGTCCGACAACAGGGATGTAATTGGGGCCACAAAAATTGCAAATTTCATGTCCTGGCCTCTACCTGAAGACCGTCAAGACATCAGAG TGTTTGGTGATGACTGCCTCCGGTCTATCCTGGACCATTACAGTGAGATTGTTAAGGACGCAGGCATTGATACAGCAACAGCTCATGTCGAATGGTCTGCTCTCAAGTCTGAACTTTACTCGAG TAGGCCCAGTGAGATCAGGTCTCTCACTTGGGACAGAGTTCACAGACTTCATTCTTCTTCATTCGGGACCATTCTTGCTGTGATGGACCTGGTTCTTACCATACCAGGTTCATCAGCAGAATGTGAGCGAGGCTTTCGACAAGTCAAGACCATCAAGACAGATGTCCGGTCAACACTAGGAGAGGCCTCTCTATCTGATCAACTCAAGATCAAGTTGATGGCCCCTTCCATTGAAGA ttttgatcCAGTCCCAGCAATCCACCTGTGGAACAGGCAGAAGGCAAGGAGACCACACAGTGACAGCGGTGCCATGGCAGCCGCCAAAAGGAAGTGTGTCCGGGAGTTTACTGATATTGCTGCTAGTGCGGTGCCAAGCACAAGTGCTACTGCAACTTCAACTGGCCCGGCAACTGATGAAGCCCTGCTGTTTGAGGAAGAATCTTCTGACAGTGTCTCAGAGTCTGACTCTGATTTAGAGGAAATTGTTACGTAG
- the LOC110971817 gene encoding zinc finger protein 862-like isoform X3: MNEKYQSVKVTMCSVEYLRELISDRLAAAAGEIFSEFEKTIVQYQEEIDRQRRLLDVIWKPYIPLQLIELPQSYVCENEKTVVDHQPHDQERNSMVDHEDPEPLRIKDQQEELCTSQDQSNPEISQIKVEQEELCTSLDQSNPGLPKIKVEQDELCSSQEEELIGLKQETDTFVVTPADEESDHGEPKPNSDQLLFHISCVAESPDQEGSKDVDSGSTRCIELKPRHQSNSSHSYDVDNAPTSARQCDNDKATKSATCEVCGKAFRHKSNLIKHHRTHTGEKPYSCGTCEKSFSQRTSLTAHMRCHTVTDRMADKWSFLKQAPGKKPAQSAKYEAYGGRKPKSSWKQGRPWLQFDGNIMKCAWCTELSDHESAGTYTWTSAKVETVKKHETSKVHTHNTRIMASRQAPLGTTEAEKAVEALNKAEMTRLDKLFRNAHALALAGRPFSDFVWMARLDKTKGLDGSTYITGRSARDFMRAIAEVEDEKIRSELCKAKFVSILCDGSTDSSGAENEIIYVRICCDGLVKTYFINCALVPRGDAKNILAALKRSIEMIGIPWGSFIEKLVGMGSDGASVMLGRKGGVAALLRQEQSALVAVHCFAHKLELSLKDALKAVPLNNKISVGLLQGLFYMYHNNPLNRANLKASYVSLGMKPLMPTRVGGTRWVGHHLRALQNLMTGYEAIKQHLEQVGSPTETVTASTSGKAKGLLQLLSSQRVMKYAFFLADVLTVLTRMSKRFQERTCSASDIHSILEESCTLLEQNKTVDGPYLTNALAMFKSDESDMTVQGEAAEDISVPRTTFLQRLIDSLRGRFESDNRDVIGATKIANFMSWPLPEDRQDIRVFGDDCLRSILDHYSEIVKDAGIDTATAHVEWSALKSELYSSRPSEIRSLTWDRVHRLHSSSFGTILAVMDLVLTIPGSSAECERGFRQVKTIKTDVRSTLGEASLSDQLKIKLMAPSIEE; this comes from the exons atgaatgagaaatatcagagcgttaaagtaacgatgtgttcagttgagtatctgagagagttgatcagcgacagactagctgctgctgctggagaaatattctcagagtttgaaaaaaccatcgtccagtaccaggaggagatcgatcgtcagcgcagactgctggatgtcatctggaaaccaTACATCCCCTTACAGCtcatag agctcccacagtcttatgtctgtgagaatgagaagactgtcgttgaccatcagccccatgaccaggagagaaactccatggtggaccatgaggacccagagcctctACGGATTAAAGAccagcaggaggaactctgtACCAGtcaggaccaatcaaacccagagatttctcaaattaaagtggaacaggaagaattgtgcaccagtctggaccaatcaaacccgGGGTTACCaaaaattaaagtggaacaggatgaactctgctccagtcaggaggaagagttaattggattgaaacaggagactgatacctttgtggtgactcctgctgatgaggaaagtgaccacggtgaaccaaaaccaaacagtgatcagctcctgtttcacatctcttgtgtagctgagagcccagatcaggaaggaagcAAGGATGTAGACTCAGGATCAACTCGATGTATCGAGCTgaaaccaagacatcagagtaacagcagtcacagttatgatgtagacaatgctccaACGTCAGCgagacagtgtgataatgacaaggcaaCAAAATCTGCAACATGCGAggtctgtggaaaagcttttaggcataaatcaaatttaatcaaacatcacagaacccacacaggtgagaagccgtattcttgtggaacctgtgaaaaaagcttcagtcaacggacctctttgactgcccacatgagatgtcacacag TCACCGACAGGATGGCTGACAAGTGGAGCTTtctgaaacaggcccctggtaAAAAGCCTGCCCAATCTGCAAA GTATGAAGCTTATGGAGGACGGAAGCCCAAAAGCAGCTGGAAGCAAGGCCGTCCCTGGCTTCAGTTTGATGGAAATATAATGAAGTGTGCCTGGTGCACAGAACTTTCTGACCATGAATCTGCCGGAACATACACATGGACATCTGCAAAAgtagaaactgtgaaaaagCATGAAACAAGCAAGGTCCATACACATAACACACGGATCATGGCAAGCAGACAGGCACCTCTCGGCACAACAGAGGCAGAGAAAGCAGTGGAAGCTTTAAACAAGGCAGAGATGACAAGACTGgacaaacttttcaggaatgcCCATGCTCTTGCCTTGGCTGGGCGACCGTTCTCTGACTTTGTTTGGATGGCACGTCTAGACAAGACCAAAGGACTGGATGGGAGCACATACATCACAGGCAGAAGTGCCCGTGACTTTATGAGGGCAATTGCGGAGGTGGAGGATGAGAAAATTAGGTCTGAACTTTGTAAGGCTAAATTTGTTAGCATCCTCTGTGATGGGAGCACAGATTCAAGTGGTGCAGAAAATGAGATAATTTATGTCCGAATTTGCTGTGACGGCTTAGTAAAG ACATATTTCATCAACTGTGCCCTAGTTCCAAGAGGTGATGCCAAGAACATATTAGCTGCCCTGAAGCGCTCCATTGAGATGATTGGCATTCCCTGGGGATCTTTCATCGAGAAGCTAGTTGGTATGGGCAGCGACGGTGCATCAGTTATGCTGGGACGTAAAGGCGGTGTAGCTGCCCTCCTCCGTCAGGAGCAGAGTGCTCTTGTGGCAGTGCATTGTTTTGCTCACAAGCTAGAACTGTCCCTGAAAGATGCCCTGAAGGCTGTTCCCCTGAACAACAAAATCTCTGTTGGTTTGTTACAGGGGTTATTCTACATGTACCACAACAATCCTCTGAACAG gGCCAACCTGAAAGCATCTTATGTGTCTCTTGGCATGAAGCCTCTCATGCCAACAAGAGTTGGTGGAACAAGATGGGTGGGCCACCATCTGCGTGCACTGCAGAACCTCATGACGGGGTATGAGGCTATCAAGCAACATTTAGAGCAG GTTGGGAGTCCCACTGAAACAGTAACCGCTTCCACCAGTGGAAAAGCAAAAGGTCTCCTTCAGTTACTTTCTTCGCAGCGTGTGATGAAGTATGCGTTCTTTCTGGCTGATGTTCTCACAGTGCTGACCAGAATGTCGAAGAGGTTCCAGGAGAGGACCTGTTCAGCTTCCGATATTCACTCCATCCTGGAAGAGTCATGCACTTTGCTTGAGCAAAACAAGACTGT TGATGGTCCATACCTCACTAATGCCCTAGCCATGTTCAAGTCAGATGAGTCTGACATGACTGTACAAGGTGAAGCTGCTGAAGACATATCTGTACCAAGAACGACCTTCCTGCAACGCCTTATCGACAGTTTGCGAGGTCGGTTTGAGTCCGACAACAGGGATGTAATTGGGGCCACAAAAATTGCAAATTTCATGTCCTGGCCTCTACCTGAAGACCGTCAAGACATCAGAG TGTTTGGTGATGACTGCCTCCGGTCTATCCTGGACCATTACAGTGAGATTGTTAAGGACGCAGGCATTGATACAGCAACAGCTCATGTCGAATGGTCTGCTCTCAAGTCTGAACTTTACTCGAG TAGGCCCAGTGAGATCAGGTCTCTCACTTGGGACAGAGTTCACAGACTTCATTCTTCTTCATTCGGGACCATTCTTGCTGTGATGGACCTGGTTCTTACCATACCAGGTTCATCAGCAGAATGTGAGCGAGGCTTTCGACAAGTCAAGACCATCAAGACAGATGTCCGGTCAACACTAGGAGAGGCCTCTCTATCTGATCAACTCAAGATCAAGTTGATGGCCCCTTCCATTGAAGAGTAA